The Streptomyces sp. NBC_00576 genome contains the following window.
GCTCTCCCGGATGACCCCGGCGGCCCGCGCGACCTCCTCGCGGGGTGCGTCGGGCCGGAACTCCAGGGCGCCGGCATGGACGCTCAGCAGGGTGAGCCGGTGGGCGAGCACGTCGTGCATCTCGCGCGCGATGGCCTCCCGGGCGAGCCGCTGCGCCTGCTCGGCACGCAGCGCCGCCTCCGTCTCGGCCCGCCGCACCCGGTCCCGCAGACTCAGCATGAGCTGCCGCTTGGACCGCACGAACATGCCCCAGCCGGTCGCGGTCGCGGTCAGCAGAACACCGAGGATCACCGAGACGACGTACGGCAGGTCCGGGTCCGGGCGCAGCCAGTAGAAGAACGGGATCACCACGACGGAGGCACCGCTGATCAGGCCGACGTACCGGAAGGGCCGGTGCACGGCAAGGGAGAACAGGGCGACCAGGCTGGCGCCGCCCGCGGTGCTCGACACAAGGCCGGCCGCGAGCATCGCGACGGCGAGGCCGAGCGGCCAACGGCGCCGCAGCCAGACGGCGGCGCAGGAGAGAGCGCCGAGCCACTGGTCGACGACGGCGACGGCGTGGGGGGTGTTCGGGTCGTCGGCCAGGGCGTCCGCGCCCAGCACGCCGACGAGTACGGCCAGCAGGAAGCAGGTGAAGTCGACAACCCAGTCGCGCGCGGTGCGCCGGGGCCGTGCGGACATGCCGAACCGTTCGGCCCACTTCCGCTCGGGGCCGGAACCGGGGTCGATACCGGGTTCCGGATCGAGTCCGTCGAGCACGGCCGACGGGAAGAGCCATCGCCGCCCCGGGAATGCCGTCGGGGCCTCGGGAACGGACGTCGACCTGTCACCACTCACGGTCGCCAAATCTACGCAGTGACGGGCCCCGCAGCCCTCGTCGAATCATGATCGTCGACCAAAGTCGGGCCATCGCAGACTTTCGGCGCTGCTTCCGGCAGCGACCGGCGACTTCGGGAGGGCAGGTCCCACCCCGCGGCCGACGGAAGTGGGGCGTCCGCGGGGTGAGGATCCTGGCATGAAGCAGTCACTGGAGATCGTCGGTTTCCTCGCCCTGGTGCAGGGCGTCGCGGGCCTGCTGCACGAATTCACCGACCTGCACTGGGGCCTCGTACAGAAGCTCGGCTTTCTCGACGGCTACGAGATCTACGCGAGCGTGACACTGCTCGTGCTGTCGTTCGCGCTGTTCGCCGCCGCCGAGAGCCGGAAGTCCGGGTGACCGATGTGGGGTTCGGCAGGACCGAAGTGGGGTTCGGCCCGGCCCGGGCTTCCGGCCGGTCGCGCTGTTCGCTCAGCGGCAGTATCAGCAGCCGTAGTCGATCAGGTCGAACGACGCGTAGTGGTCGGAGGTGTAGTAGTCCTCCTGGTACTCCTCACCGGTGATGATGCGGCGCGCGCCGCGCGTGGAGGAGCCGGGCGTCTTGACCGTGTACTCGTGGTAGTAGCCGGTGGACTGCGAGGGCAGGAGGCGCTCCCGGTTCTGGAAGACGACGCCGTCCTGCGAGTACGGGTAGGGGCCGCCCTTCGCGATCAGGTTGAGCGTGGTGTAGGCCTGCGACGGCAGGTCGCCGTAGCAGATGCTGCCGACCGCCGAGGTGGCGGCGCCGGCCGTGCCGGCGGTGACGGCACCGCCGACCAGGAGAGCGGACAGGACGGCGACCGCGGCGCCGATGCGAGTGATCCGTGGGGGGAATCTCATGCCTCATGATGACGCGCGTAGACAGTGGCATGTCAATGACAAGTCCGTAGATTTTCCCGTCATGTGCGATGAGTTTTCGGGAAGTTAACCTGGCGCGCGACGACTCCATGAAGCCGGCAGCCGCTGCGCGACCTGGCCGTGAGGCACGACATGCTGCCCTCGATCGCGCAGGGCGTCGTCGCCGACGCCCACACACCACCCGCACCCCCCCGGCAGCGGACCGCCGAAGAGGTGCGCGAGATCCTCGACGCGACCTTCTGATCACATCCGCGAATGCCGGTGAGCGAACGGCTGTGCGATCAACCGCGCCACTCCACCTTGAAGACCCACACGTGCTCACCCGCCGCCCGAGCTGCCGCCGGCACCTCGATGACCAGGGATTTGCCTCGCCAGGTCCAGGTCAGTGGCCTGTCGTGGCCGAGCATCGTGACCTTGTCCCCGCTGCGGATGGGCACCGGTGCCTCGACGGTCAGCCGGCTGCCCGGCTCGGCCAGGGAGTGGATGTAGAACGCCTTGCCCTGCCGCACCGTGAAACGGAGGTCCTGGCCGAGCTGCGCCATGCGTGACCAGTAGGTGGAGCCGTAGACGGCCTCGCCGTTGACCTTCAGCCAGCGGCCCGTCTCACGCAGTCGGGTCTGCATGATCTCCGGGATCGTGCCGTCTGCCCGCGGGCCGATGTCGAGGAGGAAGTTACCGTTCTTGGAGACGATGTCGACCAGGCTCCGCACGACCTGCTCCGTGGTCATGTACGCATCGTCCGGCGTGGCCTGGTTGTAGCCGTAGCTGAACGGGTCGAGGCCACGGCTGGACTCCCACTTCGCCACGACGGTGTTCGCGTAGGTCGTGTACTCGGGCGTGGTGAAGTCGTGGAAGGGGATGCCGGAGCGGTCGTTGATCGTCACGTCGCGGGGCTTCCGGCTCTTCTTCGCCGTGTTGAAGTACTCGGCCAGGACGTTGCGGCTGTCGTTGTCCCCGCCGATGTCGCACCACAGCAGCTCCGGGGCGTAGTTGTGGATCAGCTCCAGCATCTGCGGGGCCTGATAGCCCGTCACGAAGTTCTTGCCAGGGGTGTATCCGGTGTACGGCACCGGTTCGAGGGTGTAGGGATTGCGCGGTGCGTGTCCCATCCAGGGGTTGTCCGGGTTGAACCACTCCGGCATCGAGAAGTACAGCCCACGGTGCAGCTCGGGCGTGTACTTCGCGGACGCGTCGAAGAGTTCGCGTACCAGATCCCGTCCGGGCCCCATCTTCACCGAGTTCCGGTCGGAGAACTTGGTGTCCCACAGCGCGAAGCCCTCATGGTGTTTCGAGGTCAGTACGTGGTACTGCGCGCCCGCGTCCCGGAACAGCTCCACCCACGCCCGCGGATCGAACCGCTCGGCCCGGAACATGGGGATGAAGTCGTCGTAGGCGAAGTCCTCGCCGTACGTCTGGGCGTGGTAGGCGTACACGGCGTTGTTCGGGTCCTGCATGTGGTTCCAGTACCACTCGGCGTACTGCTTGCCGACGGGCGACCAGGCCGGGACGGAGTAGACGCCCCAGTGGATGAAGATGCCGAACTTGGCATCGCTGAACCAGTACGGCGCCTGGTGCCGGGCCAGGGAGGTGTCCGTCGGTTCGTAGTCCGCCACCCCGAGGGTGAGCCTGCTGTCCGCGACGGCGGCCTGTCCGCCGCGTCCGGAGGCGATGACACGGCCGTCCTGCTGGGTTCCGGGTGCGGTCTGCCCCCGACTGCGTATTCCGATGCGGAGTCGGCTCTGTTCGCCCGGATCGAGGCGCGGTACTGCGGCGGGTCGTACGGTGCGGGCGCCGGGCACATCGACTCGGACGGTCACGCGATCGGCCGCCAGGACGGGTTCCGTGCCCGCGTTGACGAGGGTCGCCTCGACGCTCTGGGCGCCGGCGGGTTCGAGCAGCGAGACCGTGGAGCGGGCGTGGCGCAGTGCCAGGGCCTTCCCTTGGGCGGCCGGCTGGACGGTGAGCGCGAAGACGTGGAGAGAGGCCTTGTTCGCCTCCGGCCGGTGGGTGACGGGCAGCGTGACCGCGACGGCCTCGCGTCGGGGGTCGCACCACACCTCCGCCGAGCCGATGCCCACGCGGTGCTCGTCCTTCACGCCGTCGGGGCGGTAGCGGTACGCGGCGGAGAGCGAGCCGCCCGTCGAGTACCAGTCACCACCGCCGAGCGGGGCCGTGGTCGTCGTTCCGTCGGCGTAGTGAACCGTCGCCGTGCCGGCCGCGTCGCCGTAGCTGCCGGCCGTCAGGAACAGCAGCGACAGATGACGGCCCTTGGGGAGTTCGATGCGCTGCCCCATCGCGACGACGTTGTTCGGGCCCGGCCCGGACGACGGGAAGAGGTAGGGCACCCCGTCGACTTCGATGTGGCCGGCAGGGAGTTCCTCCCCGGGGAAGGTGTAGCCGGAGCCGTCGAAGTCTCCGCCGCGTGCGGAGGCGGTGTCGATTCCGTCGTTGTCGGCGTAGGCGTCGATCGGGACTGGCACGGGGTCCGGGACGGCGCCCCAGACAATGCCTGTCCCGAGCCCCGCATTCGGCTTCTCCGCACTGTCCGCCCTTATGGACAAGGCCAGGGCCGGGGCGGCCGCGGGGATCACGCTCGCTGCGGCAACCCCCGCTGCGGCTCCGAGTGCACGGCGTCTCACGAATGAACCGGATTCCTGCACTGCGGCTCTCCATTCATCGGATGTTCAGATGATGGAAGCGAGACACACGCTTGTCAATGAGGCGTACAGGCATTGCAACTGACAGATTGATAGGACCTATCGGCGGCGACAAGAGCGCTGATGGCCCGTCACCTCAACGGGAGACAGCCGGACGCCGCCACGGGCCGGCGTCCACCGCGTTACGCGTTTTCCGGAAGCTCGTACGTGCCGTACTCCGGGCGGCCCGCGAACTCGTACGTCTGGATGGAGACGCCCGCCGCGGTCGTTCGGCCCCCGGCGTGCCGGAAGGCGCTCGGGACGGCACCCTCCGCGAAGAGGCGGCGGCCTGCACCGAGGACCACCGGGAAGGTCAGCAGGTGGAACTTGTCGACGAGGTCGAGAGCGAGGAGGGACCGGGCGAGGGCGCCGCTGCCGTGCACCTGGACTTCACGGTCGGTGCGCTCCTTGAGGGCGGCGACCTCCTTGCCGAGGTCACCGCCGAGCACGGTCGTCCCTGCCCACTCGGGGTCCTTCAGACTGGCGGAGGCGACGTACTTCGGCAGGGCGTTCAGCCGGGACGCGACCGGGTCTGCGGGGTCGGTGACCTTGGGCCAGTACGAGGCGAAGATGTTGTACGTACGGCGGCCCAGGAGGAACGCGTCGACGCGTTCGAAGACCTCGCCCACGAACCGGCCGAAGTCCTCGTCCCCGTACGGGACGCTCCAGCCGCCTTGCACGAAGCCGTCACGCGGGTCCTCCTTGGGGCCTCCGGGGGCCTGGTGGACGCCGTCGAGGGTGACGAAGGAAGTGAGGGTGAGGGTGCCCATGGCGGATGCCTGCTCTCTGGGAGGGGTCTGTTCATCACCTCAGACCCCTCCGGCGCCCGCAACTCATCGGCGGGAGAGACAGTCCACCGGCGGCCGGTTCAGCCTCCGAGCTCCTGGTGCCGAGCCCGCAGTTCGCCCGC
Protein-coding sequences here:
- a CDS encoding dihydrofolate reductase family protein — its product is MGTLTLTSFVTLDGVHQAPGGPKEDPRDGFVQGGWSVPYGDEDFGRFVGEVFERVDAFLLGRRTYNIFASYWPKVTDPADPVASRLNALPKYVASASLKDPEWAGTTVLGGDLGKEVAALKERTDREVQVHGSGALARSLLALDLVDKFHLLTFPVVLGAGRRLFAEGAVPSAFRHAGGRTTAAGVSIQTYEFAGRPEYGTYELPENA
- a CDS encoding alpha-L-fucosidase, producing the protein MRRRALGAAAGVAAASVIPAAAPALALSIRADSAEKPNAGLGTGIVWGAVPDPVPVPIDAYADNDGIDTASARGGDFDGSGYTFPGEELPAGHIEVDGVPYLFPSSGPGPNNVVAMGQRIELPKGRHLSLLFLTAGSYGDAAGTATVHYADGTTTTAPLGGGDWYSTGGSLSAAYRYRPDGVKDEHRVGIGSAEVWCDPRREAVAVTLPVTHRPEANKASLHVFALTVQPAAQGKALALRHARSTVSLLEPAGAQSVEATLVNAGTEPVLAADRVTVRVDVPGARTVRPAAVPRLDPGEQSRLRIGIRSRGQTAPGTQQDGRVIASGRGGQAAVADSRLTLGVADYEPTDTSLARHQAPYWFSDAKFGIFIHWGVYSVPAWSPVGKQYAEWYWNHMQDPNNAVYAYHAQTYGEDFAYDDFIPMFRAERFDPRAWVELFRDAGAQYHVLTSKHHEGFALWDTKFSDRNSVKMGPGRDLVRELFDASAKYTPELHRGLYFSMPEWFNPDNPWMGHAPRNPYTLEPVPYTGYTPGKNFVTGYQAPQMLELIHNYAPELLWCDIGGDNDSRNVLAEYFNTAKKSRKPRDVTINDRSGIPFHDFTTPEYTTYANTVVAKWESSRGLDPFSYGYNQATPDDAYMTTEQVVRSLVDIVSKNGNFLLDIGPRADGTIPEIMQTRLRETGRWLKVNGEAVYGSTYWSRMAQLGQDLRFTVRQGKAFYIHSLAEPGSRLTVEAPVPIRSGDKVTMLGHDRPLTWTWRGKSLVIEVPAAARAAGEHVWVFKVEWRG
- a CDS encoding ribonuclease domain-containing protein; this encodes MRFPPRITRIGAAVAVLSALLVGGAVTAGTAGAATSAVGSICYGDLPSQAYTTLNLIAKGGPYPYSQDGVVFQNRERLLPSQSTGYYHEYTVKTPGSSTRGARRIITGEEYQEDYYTSDHYASFDLIDYGC
- a CDS encoding histidine kinase is translated as MSGDRSTSVPEAPTAFPGRRWLFPSAVLDGLDPEPGIDPGSGPERKWAERFGMSARPRRTARDWVVDFTCFLLAVLVGVLGADALADDPNTPHAVAVVDQWLGALSCAAVWLRRRWPLGLAVAMLAAGLVSSTAGGASLVALFSLAVHRPFRYVGLISGASVVVIPFFYWLRPDPDLPYVVSVILGVLLTATATGWGMFVRSKRQLMLSLRDRVRRAETEAALRAEQAQRLAREAIAREMHDVLAHRLTLLSVHAGALEFRPDAPREEVARAAGVIRESAHEALQDLREIIGVLRAGDAEEAGRPQPTLAALDTLVTESREAGMKIVLDSRVTAPAAVPASVGRTAYRIVQEGLTNARKHAPGAEVTVSLAGGPGGGLTLSVRNPAPPGEVPHIPGSGQGLIGLTERATLAGGRLEHGAEEDGGGDEVGGFVVRAWLPWGA